The following coding sequences lie in one Cotesia glomerata isolate CgM1 linkage group LG5, MPM_Cglom_v2.3, whole genome shotgun sequence genomic window:
- the LOC123265545 gene encoding DNA topoisomerase 2-binding protein 1-A isoform X1 → MTSQNSQLDSLNIYFVVFSKYENEQSCSEDMWDAFNKCEDNNLQPRWVTEEECKKMDLTKTDIFVLEEFAGEIFQYLQRFRCFRIVGPPCLLRCFLTCDAIPEGESPIYTTSMQGLVITSSGFTVKEKEHIQKLVEYMGGIYCRDLRGCITHLVASSTTSTKYEMACTKNIPVFKYDWITQVWQENLKTFVKATEPCFDKYKCPVFFNIVVTASNVGKKDKEKIKDLITKHGGEFMGPLDGSKVTTVITNEFSTKSEKIKYAITHNLPCIKQEWVFKSAEVGYALPYHDYLITPNNNSMKCSTPEPGSTQRVLEPLDCSGMSIIPHSSRNFIDDTMQSTINSVPESTSLTPSYVRVLETLDVKKAKKAGPFLDGCNIYLAGFVTQHRDKVNKILNAGSATRFDDLSDALSHVIVGDKSKAASELKLIKSKGLSPHIVTVSWLQESIILKKPAPEDAHSFDKQVTDRKTTEPASPLSKKSIQMLQKPRRPPVPIFSFNKPQEDEPDIVQQYLNKTSEKLPEPVFNDRRSEAKTSSSGNHVSRAASVSSKLATRSLASVSQNSESNVTQSTAPEQIFDRLVFLVIGYDDEEFHQVSATLQAVGGKVVPSSYKGIPDFAIVPVSGATVKHTVSEIVTPLYIEECIECEKMVDIMYYHRPLSIPADAKPLSECVIAISSYGSSERYYLQELAVALGANYQDTFARKTNVEKNQFAGTHLVCVEPTGSKYNAAVKWNLPAVTADWLIACGERLTLVDETPFLVGVTVAPVRRPQEQLMGPPSTPVARQILTPKRRLSQTPGLDTPLINKRLNLSGHQNTPSSPFHVNTPRTPYGATVEPNPSASLKKTISKWISDFPKNKTEAPRQRAPSTPLSELKRQIWSAAKKSAGVLQQSVDLGQDPEEQSSMHSPLGVNSQSKIETPQRDSSRLNYTHLSGNDDSAHMSYEEELGEPVPKQLFANELETENNPINEQLEHMNKLLNSARGSSTESRYSLNENRPYDEPKEHTNYLVPDTQPESVGWEDPNPPKMASTKLITSSLQTPESSLVSSKLEISIRDTPRKKFMLSGVKNKTSYEEAIRQLGGEISSDANFDPTATHLLCMKPSRNEKMLGSIASGKWILHCSYIRVCENAGEFVDEEEHEWGNPKCIHSKELANQQEIDLAKAAYRWRIRLSNKNSGAYENMVAILMVPKEKYQQFERLINAGGGIVVPAKHPYDSPKGKKITHCLIQINKVEQPIDWAMLASKGILCFLPQYLNLFLTEEKTLNPRDHVIPDFKKYLSLLPK, encoded by the exons atgacCAGTCAAAACAGTCAACTGGATTCtctaaacatttattttgttgtatTTTCTAAATATGAAAATGAACAATCTTGTTCTGAGGATATGTGGGATGCATTTAat AAATGTGAGGACAATAACCTGCAACCACGCTGGGTCACAGAAGAGGAGTGTAAGAAAATGGATCTGACCAAAACTGACATTTTTGTCCTGGAAGAATTTGCTGGAGAAATTTTTCAGTATTTACAACGTTTCAGGTGCtt taGAATAGTTGGCCCACCGTGCTTGCTCCGCTGTTTCTTGACCTGCGATGCGATTCCCGAGGGCGAGAGCCCAATATACACAACTTCAATGCAAGGCCTGGTGATTACCTCGTCCGGATTCACCGTCAAAGAAAAAGAGCACATCCAGAAACTTGTCGAATACATGGGTGGAATTTACTGTAGAGATTTGCGCGGATGTATCACTCACCTGGTTGCAAGCTCGACAACGTCTACCAAATACGAGATGGCCTGCACTAAAAACATCCCTGTTTTCAAGTACGATTGGATAACACAAGTTTGGCAGGAGAACCTCAAGACCTTTGTGAAGGCTACCGAGCCCTGTTTTGACAAATACAAATGTccagtattttttaatattgtcgtCACAGCGTCAAATGTCGGAAAAAAAGACaaagagaaaataaaagatCTAATCACTAAACATGGAGGTGAGTTTATGGGACCTCTTGACGGCTCGAAAGTCACCACAGTTATCACCAATGAATTTTCTACCAAAAgcgagaaaataaaatatgctaTTACACACAATCTGCCGTGCATAAAACAAGAATGGGTTTTCAAAAGTGCTGAAGTTGGATATGCGCTTCCGTACCACGACTATCTGATCACTCCCAACAACAATAGTATGAAGTGCTCGACACCCGAGCCAGGATCCACTCAGCGTGTGCTAGAGCCTTTGGACTGCTCAGGCATGAGCATAATTCCCCATTCTTCCCGCAACTTTATCGACGACACCATGCAGTCGACAATAAACTCTGTACCAGAATCCACATCGTTGACACCAAGTTATGTTAGAGTTCTGGAGACTCTTGACGTGAAAAAAGCCAAAAAAGCGGGGCCGTTTCTCGACGGCTGTAACATTTATCTCGCGGGATTCGTCACCCAGCACCGAGACAAAGTAAACAAGATTTTGAACGCTGGTAGCGCTACGAGGTTCGATGACTTGTCAGACGCTCTATCTCACGTGATAGTTGGTGACAAGAGCAAAGCTGCCAGCGAATTGAAGCTCATTAAATCCAAAGGTTTGAGTCCGCACATAGTGACAGTCAGTTGGCTGCAGGAAAGCATCATTCTTAAGAAACCTGCGCCAGAAGACGCGCATAGCTTTGACAAGCAAGTGACTGATCGCAAGACCACAGAACCTGCCTCACCGCTGAGTAAAAAAAGCATCCAAATGCTGCAGAAACCTCGCAGGCCACCGGTACCTATCTTTAGCTTCAACAAACCTCAGGAAGACGAGCCGGATATTGTTCAGCAGTATCTCAATAAGACGAGCGAAAAACTTCCAGAGCCGGTTTTTAATGATAGGCGCAGCGAGGCGAAAACTAGTTCAAGTGGGAATCATGTTTCGAGAGCTGCTTCAGTGTCCAGCAAACTCGCAACTCGTAGTTTAGCTTCCGTGTCGCAGAATAGCGAGAGTAATGTTACTCAGTCGACAGCTCCCGAGCAAATATTTGACAGATTGGTTTTCTTGGTAATCGGGTATGATGATGAAGAGTTCCATCAAGTGAGTGCGACTCTCCAGGCTGTTGGCGGCAAAGTTGTTCCCAGCTCCTACAAAGGTATTCCTGACTTTGCAATTGTACCTGTCTCTGGCGCGACTGTTAAACACACAGTAAGTGAAATTGTGACGCCTCTGTACATCGAAGAATGCATAGAATGTGAAAAAATGGTTGATATAATGTACTATCACAGGCCGCTGTCAATTCCTGCAGACGCAAAACCGCTTTCAGAATGCGTAATTGCCATCAGTTCCTACGGTAGTTCTGAAAGATACTATCTGCAGGAGTTGGCAGTAGCTCTGGGTGCTAATTACCAAGATACTTTCGCCCGGAAAACTAATGTCGAAAAGAACCAGTTCGCAGGAACTCATTTAGTTTGTGTAGAACCAACTGGGAGCAAATACAACGCTGCTGTAAAGTGGAATCTTCCAGCAGTGACTGCTGACTGGTTGATAGCTTGTGGCGAGAGACTTACTCTCGTTGATGAAACTCCGTTTTTAGTCGGCGTAACAGTAGCTCCAGTTCGCAGACCTCAAGAGCAACTGATGGGTCCACCTTCTACTCCAGTGGCAAGGCAAATTCTCACACCGAAGCGTCGCTTATCTCAGACTCCAGGCTTGGATACTCCTCTAATCAACAAGAGGTTGAATCTAAGTGGTCATCAGAACACTCCGAGCTCGCCTTTCCATGTCAACACACCACGAACGCCCTATGGAGCGACTGTGGAGCCTAATCCTTCGGCAAGCTTGAAGAAGACTATCTCCAAGTGGATCAGcgattttccgaaaaataaaacagagGCTCCACGACAACGCGCTCCTAGCACTCCGTTGTCGGAGTTGAAGAGACAGATATGGTCAGCGGCGAAGAAATCAGCGGGTGTTCTTCAGCAGTCTGTAGACCTGGGTCAAGATCCTGAAGAACAGTCTTCGATGCATTCTCCGCTTGGAGTGAATTCTCAGTCGAAAATTGAGACCCCGCAAAGAGATTCTTCTCGGCTTAATTATACTCATTTGAGTGGTAATGATGATTCTGCTCATATGAGCTACGAGGAAGAACTTGGTGAACCTGTTCCGAAGCAGTTATTCGCTAATGAACTGGAAACTGAAAATAATCCTATCAACGAGCAGCTGGAACACATGAACAAACTGCTGAACTCTGCTCGTGGAAGCTCCACGGAATCCAGATACTCGCTCAATGAGAACAGACCTTATGATGAACCGAAAGAACACACGAATTATTTGGTCCCGGACACACAGCCGGAAAGTGTTGGCTGGGAGGATCCAAATCCACCGAAGATGGCGTCCACGAAATTGATAACCAGTAGCTTGCAAACACCCGAGAGCTCGCTTGTGTCCTCGAAACTGGAAATTAGCATTCGGGACACGCCAAGAAAGAAGTTTATGTTATCGGGTGTGAAGAACAAGACGAGCTACGAAGAAGCTATCAGGCAGCTGGGTGGTGAAATATCCTCGGATGCAAACTTTGACCCCACTGCGACGCATCTGCTGTGCATGAAGCCGTCGAGGAACGAGAAAATGCTGGGAAGTATCGCTTCTGGTAAATGGATACTACATTGCTCATATATTCGCGTTTGTGAAAATGCTGGGGAGTTTGTTGACGAGGAAGAGCATGAGTGGGGCAATCCCAAGTGTATACATTCTAAGGAATTGGCTAATCAGCAAGAAATTGACTTGGCTAAAGCTGCTTACCGATGGAGGATTAGGCTGAGCAATAAAAATAGCGGTGCTTATGAAAATATGGTCGCGATTCTGATGGTGCCCAAGGAAAAATACCAGCAGTTTGAGAGACTGATCAACGCTGGTGGTGGTATCGTTGTACCGGCTAAACATCCGTATGATAGTCCTAAGGGTAAAAAGATTACCCACTGCCTTATTCAGATCAACAAGGTTGAGCAGCCTATTGACTGGGCGATGCTTGCCAGCAAAGGGATTTTGTGTTTCTTACCGCAATATTTGAACTTGTTCCTAACGGAAGAGAAAACTTTGAACCCTCGTGACCATGTGATTCCGGactttaagaaatatttgtctCTTCTTCCTAAGTGA
- the LOC123265545 gene encoding DNA topoisomerase 2-binding protein 1-A isoform X3 — protein MTSQNSQLDSLNIYFVVFSKYENEQSCSEDMWDAFNKCEDNNLQPRWVTEEECKKMDLTKTDIFVLEEFAGEIFQYLQRFSRIVGPPCLLRCFLTCDAIPEGESPIYTTSMQGLVITSSGFTVKEKEHIQKLVEYMGGIYCRDLRGCITHLVASSTTSTKYEMACTKNIPVFKYDWITQVWQENLKTFVKATEPCFDKYKCPVFFNIVVTASNVGKKDKEKIKDLITKHGGEFMGPLDGSKVTTVITNEFSTKSEKIKYAITHNLPCIKQEWVFKSAEVGYALPYHDYLITPNNNSMKCSTPEPGSTQRVLEPLDCSGMSIIPHSSRNFIDDTMQSTINSVPESTSLTPSYVRVLETLDVKKAKKAGPFLDGCNIYLAGFVTQHRDKVNKILNAGSATRFDDLSDALSHVIVGDKSKAASELKLIKSKGLSPHIVTVSWLQESIILKKPAPEDAHSFDKQVTDRKTTEPASPLSKKSIQMLQKPRRPPVPIFSFNKPQEDEPDIVQQYLNKTSEKLPEPVFNDRRSEAKTSSSGNHVSRAASVSSKLATRSLASVSQNSESNVTQSTAPEQIFDRLVFLVIGYDDEEFHQVSATLQAVGGKVVPSSYKGIPDFAIVPVSGATVKHTVSEIVTPLYIEECIECEKMVDIMYYHRPLSIPADAKPLSECVIAISSYGSSERYYLQELAVALGANYQDTFARKTNVEKNQFAGTHLVCVEPTGSKYNAAVKWNLPAVTADWLIACGERLTLVDETPFLVGVTVAPVRRPQEQLMGPPSTPVARQILTPKRRLSQTPGLDTPLINKRLNLSGHQNTPSSPFHVNTPRTPYGATVEPNPSASLKKTISKWISDFPKNKTEAPRQRAPSTPLSELKRQIWSAAKKSAGVLQQSVDLGQDPEEQSSMHSPLGVNSQSKIETPQRDSSRLNYTHLSGNDDSAHMSYEEELGEPVPKQLFANELETENNPINEQLEHMNKLLNSARGSSTESRYSLNENRPYDEPKEHTNYLVPDTQPESVGWEDPNPPKMASTKLITSSLQTPESSLVSSKLEISIRDTPRKKFMLSGVKNKTSYEEAIRQLGGEISSDANFDPTATHLLCMKPSRNEKMLGSIASGKWILHCSYIRVCENAGEFVDEEEHEWGNPKCIHSKELANQQEIDLAKAAYRWRIRLSNKNSGAYENMVAILMVPKEKYQQFERLINAGGGIVVPAKHPYDSPKGKKITHCLIQINKVEQPIDWAMLASKGILCFLPQYLNLFLTEEKTLNPRDHVIPDFKKYLSLLPK, from the exons atgacCAGTCAAAACAGTCAACTGGATTCtctaaacatttattttgttgtatTTTCTAAATATGAAAATGAACAATCTTGTTCTGAGGATATGTGGGATGCATTTAat AAATGTGAGGACAATAACCTGCAACCACGCTGGGTCACAGAAGAGGAGTGTAAGAAAATGGATCTGACCAAAACTGACATTTTTGTCCTGGAAGAATTTGCTGGAGAAATTTTTCAGTATTTACAACGTTTCAG taGAATAGTTGGCCCACCGTGCTTGCTCCGCTGTTTCTTGACCTGCGATGCGATTCCCGAGGGCGAGAGCCCAATATACACAACTTCAATGCAAGGCCTGGTGATTACCTCGTCCGGATTCACCGTCAAAGAAAAAGAGCACATCCAGAAACTTGTCGAATACATGGGTGGAATTTACTGTAGAGATTTGCGCGGATGTATCACTCACCTGGTTGCAAGCTCGACAACGTCTACCAAATACGAGATGGCCTGCACTAAAAACATCCCTGTTTTCAAGTACGATTGGATAACACAAGTTTGGCAGGAGAACCTCAAGACCTTTGTGAAGGCTACCGAGCCCTGTTTTGACAAATACAAATGTccagtattttttaatattgtcgtCACAGCGTCAAATGTCGGAAAAAAAGACaaagagaaaataaaagatCTAATCACTAAACATGGAGGTGAGTTTATGGGACCTCTTGACGGCTCGAAAGTCACCACAGTTATCACCAATGAATTTTCTACCAAAAgcgagaaaataaaatatgctaTTACACACAATCTGCCGTGCATAAAACAAGAATGGGTTTTCAAAAGTGCTGAAGTTGGATATGCGCTTCCGTACCACGACTATCTGATCACTCCCAACAACAATAGTATGAAGTGCTCGACACCCGAGCCAGGATCCACTCAGCGTGTGCTAGAGCCTTTGGACTGCTCAGGCATGAGCATAATTCCCCATTCTTCCCGCAACTTTATCGACGACACCATGCAGTCGACAATAAACTCTGTACCAGAATCCACATCGTTGACACCAAGTTATGTTAGAGTTCTGGAGACTCTTGACGTGAAAAAAGCCAAAAAAGCGGGGCCGTTTCTCGACGGCTGTAACATTTATCTCGCGGGATTCGTCACCCAGCACCGAGACAAAGTAAACAAGATTTTGAACGCTGGTAGCGCTACGAGGTTCGATGACTTGTCAGACGCTCTATCTCACGTGATAGTTGGTGACAAGAGCAAAGCTGCCAGCGAATTGAAGCTCATTAAATCCAAAGGTTTGAGTCCGCACATAGTGACAGTCAGTTGGCTGCAGGAAAGCATCATTCTTAAGAAACCTGCGCCAGAAGACGCGCATAGCTTTGACAAGCAAGTGACTGATCGCAAGACCACAGAACCTGCCTCACCGCTGAGTAAAAAAAGCATCCAAATGCTGCAGAAACCTCGCAGGCCACCGGTACCTATCTTTAGCTTCAACAAACCTCAGGAAGACGAGCCGGATATTGTTCAGCAGTATCTCAATAAGACGAGCGAAAAACTTCCAGAGCCGGTTTTTAATGATAGGCGCAGCGAGGCGAAAACTAGTTCAAGTGGGAATCATGTTTCGAGAGCTGCTTCAGTGTCCAGCAAACTCGCAACTCGTAGTTTAGCTTCCGTGTCGCAGAATAGCGAGAGTAATGTTACTCAGTCGACAGCTCCCGAGCAAATATTTGACAGATTGGTTTTCTTGGTAATCGGGTATGATGATGAAGAGTTCCATCAAGTGAGTGCGACTCTCCAGGCTGTTGGCGGCAAAGTTGTTCCCAGCTCCTACAAAGGTATTCCTGACTTTGCAATTGTACCTGTCTCTGGCGCGACTGTTAAACACACAGTAAGTGAAATTGTGACGCCTCTGTACATCGAAGAATGCATAGAATGTGAAAAAATGGTTGATATAATGTACTATCACAGGCCGCTGTCAATTCCTGCAGACGCAAAACCGCTTTCAGAATGCGTAATTGCCATCAGTTCCTACGGTAGTTCTGAAAGATACTATCTGCAGGAGTTGGCAGTAGCTCTGGGTGCTAATTACCAAGATACTTTCGCCCGGAAAACTAATGTCGAAAAGAACCAGTTCGCAGGAACTCATTTAGTTTGTGTAGAACCAACTGGGAGCAAATACAACGCTGCTGTAAAGTGGAATCTTCCAGCAGTGACTGCTGACTGGTTGATAGCTTGTGGCGAGAGACTTACTCTCGTTGATGAAACTCCGTTTTTAGTCGGCGTAACAGTAGCTCCAGTTCGCAGACCTCAAGAGCAACTGATGGGTCCACCTTCTACTCCAGTGGCAAGGCAAATTCTCACACCGAAGCGTCGCTTATCTCAGACTCCAGGCTTGGATACTCCTCTAATCAACAAGAGGTTGAATCTAAGTGGTCATCAGAACACTCCGAGCTCGCCTTTCCATGTCAACACACCACGAACGCCCTATGGAGCGACTGTGGAGCCTAATCCTTCGGCAAGCTTGAAGAAGACTATCTCCAAGTGGATCAGcgattttccgaaaaataaaacagagGCTCCACGACAACGCGCTCCTAGCACTCCGTTGTCGGAGTTGAAGAGACAGATATGGTCAGCGGCGAAGAAATCAGCGGGTGTTCTTCAGCAGTCTGTAGACCTGGGTCAAGATCCTGAAGAACAGTCTTCGATGCATTCTCCGCTTGGAGTGAATTCTCAGTCGAAAATTGAGACCCCGCAAAGAGATTCTTCTCGGCTTAATTATACTCATTTGAGTGGTAATGATGATTCTGCTCATATGAGCTACGAGGAAGAACTTGGTGAACCTGTTCCGAAGCAGTTATTCGCTAATGAACTGGAAACTGAAAATAATCCTATCAACGAGCAGCTGGAACACATGAACAAACTGCTGAACTCTGCTCGTGGAAGCTCCACGGAATCCAGATACTCGCTCAATGAGAACAGACCTTATGATGAACCGAAAGAACACACGAATTATTTGGTCCCGGACACACAGCCGGAAAGTGTTGGCTGGGAGGATCCAAATCCACCGAAGATGGCGTCCACGAAATTGATAACCAGTAGCTTGCAAACACCCGAGAGCTCGCTTGTGTCCTCGAAACTGGAAATTAGCATTCGGGACACGCCAAGAAAGAAGTTTATGTTATCGGGTGTGAAGAACAAGACGAGCTACGAAGAAGCTATCAGGCAGCTGGGTGGTGAAATATCCTCGGATGCAAACTTTGACCCCACTGCGACGCATCTGCTGTGCATGAAGCCGTCGAGGAACGAGAAAATGCTGGGAAGTATCGCTTCTGGTAAATGGATACTACATTGCTCATATATTCGCGTTTGTGAAAATGCTGGGGAGTTTGTTGACGAGGAAGAGCATGAGTGGGGCAATCCCAAGTGTATACATTCTAAGGAATTGGCTAATCAGCAAGAAATTGACTTGGCTAAAGCTGCTTACCGATGGAGGATTAGGCTGAGCAATAAAAATAGCGGTGCTTATGAAAATATGGTCGCGATTCTGATGGTGCCCAAGGAAAAATACCAGCAGTTTGAGAGACTGATCAACGCTGGTGGTGGTATCGTTGTACCGGCTAAACATCCGTATGATAGTCCTAAGGGTAAAAAGATTACCCACTGCCTTATTCAGATCAACAAGGTTGAGCAGCCTATTGACTGGGCGATGCTTGCCAGCAAAGGGATTTTGTGTTTCTTACCGCAATATTTGAACTTGTTCCTAACGGAAGAGAAAACTTTGAACCCTCGTGACCATGTGATTCCGGactttaagaaatatttgtctCTTCTTCCTAAGTGA